A genomic region of Antennarius striatus isolate MH-2024 chromosome 4, ASM4005453v1, whole genome shotgun sequence contains the following coding sequences:
- the LOC137594373 gene encoding patatin-like phospholipase domain-containing protein 2 isoform X2: protein MAREARKHALGVFHPTFSLLRAVRDSLLGRLPADAHLRASGKLCVSLTRLADGENVLVSQFDSREELIQVLMCSCFFPVYCGFVPPSYRGVRYMDGALSNNMPLFEQRNTITVAPFSGESDICPREGTFNFFEAHYGNVSIQVNTGNVHRICTSFLPPRLETLAEICHNGYLDALRFLGERDLRPAGPAVKMDRIVLCCEPAAEEEERRKTMVNGPALHRGEHHWLDLKLVENLPISFKRVLCEACRDSRDGADLLPVRVLVDLLTFVLLPVELTAVLVRSVVLSGCTAIGRLLMTTAGRRGAEEGRTPTGLH from the exons ATGGCGAGAGAAGCCCGGAAACACGCCCTGGGCGTTTTCCACCCGACGTTCAGCCTCCTCCGGGCGGTGCGCGACTCTCTGCTGGGGAGGCTCCCGGCCGACGCCCACCTCAGGGCTTCTGGGAAGCTCTGCGTGTCCCTCACCAGACTGGCTGATGGGGAAAACGTGTTGGTGTCCCAGTTCGACAGCAGGGAGGAGCTCATCCAG GTTCTGATGTGCAGCTGCTTCTTCCCCGTTTACTGCGGCTTCGTGCCGCCATCGTACCGCGGCGTG CGCTACATGGACGGCGCCCTGAGCAACAACATGCCCCTGTTCGAGCAGAGGAACACCATCACCGTGGCGCCGTTCTCCGGCGAGAGCGACATCTGCCCCAGAGAGGGCACCTTCAATTTCTTTGAGGCTCACTATGGCAACGTCAGCATCCAGGTCAACACCGGGAACGTCCATCGCATCTGcacctccttcctccctccgaGACTCGAG ACGCTCGCTGAGATCTGCCACAACGGCTACCTGGACGCTCTTCGTTTCCTGGGAGAACGAG ATCTTCGTCCAGCGGGTCCGGCGGTGAAGATGGACCGAATCGTCCTCTGCTGTGAGccggcagctgaagaagaagagaggaggaagacgatggTCAACGGGCCGGCCCTTCATCGGGGAGAACATCACTGGCTGGACCTGAAACTGGTGGAGAACCTTCCAATCAGCTTCAAGAGAG tccTGTGTGAGGCCTGCAGGGACAGCCGTGACGGCGCCGACCTGCTCCCTGTCAGAGTTCTGGTGGATCTGCTGACGTTCGTCCTGCTGCCCGTCGAGCTGACGGCCGTCCTGGTGAGGAG CGTCGTCCTGTCAGGCTGCACAGCGATTGGCCGACTGCTGATGACCACAGCAGGAAGACGGGGAGCGGAGGAAGGAAGGACCCCAACTGGTCTCCATTAA
- the LOC137594373 gene encoding patatin-like phospholipase domain-containing protein 2 isoform X1 codes for MEPPDSTPDRDQDRWNISFAGCGFRCVYYLGALSCILQHVPQLVHGASRICGASSGCLVAAALTVGIPIEQFCGDVLNMAREARKHALGVFHPTFSLLRAVRDSLLGRLPADAHLRASGKLCVSLTRLADGENVLVSQFDSREELIQVLMCSCFFPVYCGFVPPSYRGVRYMDGALSNNMPLFEQRNTITVAPFSGESDICPREGTFNFFEAHYGNVSIQVNTGNVHRICTSFLPPRLETLAEICHNGYLDALRFLGERDLRPAGPAVKMDRIVLCCEPAAEEEERRKTMVNGPALHRGEHHWLDLKLVENLPISFKRVLCEACRDSRDGADLLPVRVLVDLLTFVLLPVELTAVLVRSVVLSGCTAIGRLLMTTAGRRGAEEGRTPTGLH; via the exons ATGGAGCCCCCGGACAGCACGCCGGACCGGGACCAGGACCGGTGGAACATCTCGTTTGCGGGCTGCGGGTTCAGGTGCGTCTACTACCTGGGAGCGCTGAGTTGTATCCTCCAGCACGTCCCGCAGCTGGTGCACGGAGCCTCCCGGATCTGCGGGGCTTCTTCTGGGTGTCTGGTGGCCGCGGCGCTGACCGTCGGGATCCCGATCG AGCAGTTTTGTGGCGACGTGTTGAACATGGCGAGAGAAGCCCGGAAACACGCCCTGGGCGTTTTCCACCCGACGTTCAGCCTCCTCCGGGCGGTGCGCGACTCTCTGCTGGGGAGGCTCCCGGCCGACGCCCACCTCAGGGCTTCTGGGAAGCTCTGCGTGTCCCTCACCAGACTGGCTGATGGGGAAAACGTGTTGGTGTCCCAGTTCGACAGCAGGGAGGAGCTCATCCAG GTTCTGATGTGCAGCTGCTTCTTCCCCGTTTACTGCGGCTTCGTGCCGCCATCGTACCGCGGCGTG CGCTACATGGACGGCGCCCTGAGCAACAACATGCCCCTGTTCGAGCAGAGGAACACCATCACCGTGGCGCCGTTCTCCGGCGAGAGCGACATCTGCCCCAGAGAGGGCACCTTCAATTTCTTTGAGGCTCACTATGGCAACGTCAGCATCCAGGTCAACACCGGGAACGTCCATCGCATCTGcacctccttcctccctccgaGACTCGAG ACGCTCGCTGAGATCTGCCACAACGGCTACCTGGACGCTCTTCGTTTCCTGGGAGAACGAG ATCTTCGTCCAGCGGGTCCGGCGGTGAAGATGGACCGAATCGTCCTCTGCTGTGAGccggcagctgaagaagaagagaggaggaagacgatggTCAACGGGCCGGCCCTTCATCGGGGAGAACATCACTGGCTGGACCTGAAACTGGTGGAGAACCTTCCAATCAGCTTCAAGAGAG tccTGTGTGAGGCCTGCAGGGACAGCCGTGACGGCGCCGACCTGCTCCCTGTCAGAGTTCTGGTGGATCTGCTGACGTTCGTCCTGCTGCCCGTCGAGCTGACGGCCGTCCTGGTGAGGAG CGTCGTCCTGTCAGGCTGCACAGCGATTGGCCGACTGCTGATGACCACAGCAGGAAGACGGGGAGCGGAGGAAGGAAGGACCCCAACTGGTCTCCATTAA
- the LOC137594374 gene encoding uncharacterized protein — MPLFSFAIGYICHVIKQCGHICEYKYVVSHLQLSVSFSFSTFNMSIPVIDFGAYSLKEEDVSEDDMQNLSEQLRKAFTEVGFVFLENTGISQEEVDRVLEISKKFFLQQEELKQPFIRENFSNNYKHGWLSFQYESLNPLQPADLKESFNFSSLRPDIKRPSGAIADFQEILSAFFLRCKDLGLRVLTVMAHSLDLDPEVFLSAHQFVGTDENGTTLRPLYYPPVKREGVKKGQLRCGEHSDYGTITLLFQKNEGLQVCRRSGEFIDVPVIPGAVLINIADVMQRWTSDCFISARHRVLLPPAGDTEARQSVAFFLHPDDDALIKCLDGSNKYPPITGRAYGMERLYATTIRR; from the exons ATGCCCCTGTTCTCTTTTGCTATTGGTTACATCTGTCACGTAATTAAACAATGTGGTCACATCTGCGAATATAAATATGTGGTGTCACATCTCCAACTTTctgtctccttctctttctccactTTTAACATGAGCATCCCGGTGATCGACTTTGGCGCCTACAGCCTGAAGGAGGAAGATGTTAGCGAGGACGACATGCAGAACTTGAGTGAACAGCTGAGGAAAGCTTTCACTGAAGTTGGTTTTGTGTTTCTGGAGAACACCGGGATCAgtcaggaggag GTGGATCGGGTTCTGGAGATATCCAAGAAGTTCttcctgcagcaggaggagctgaaACAACCTTTCATCAGGGAAAACTTCTCCAACAATTACAAACACGGCTGGTTGTCTTTCCAGTACGAGAG CCTGAATCCTCTTCAACCTGCGGACCTGAAGGAGTCGTTCAACTTTTCCTCGCTTCGCCCTGACATC AAAAGGCCATCCGGCGCCATAGCTGACTTCCAGGAGATCCTTTCTGCTTTCTTCCTCCGCTGTAAAGATCTGGGTCTGCGGGTGCTGACCGTGATGGCCCACAGTCTGGACCTGGACCCCGAGGTGTTCCTGAGCGCTCATCAGTTTGTAGGAA CTGATGAGAACGGCACCACGCTGCGACCTCTGTACTACCCTCCGGTGAAAAGAGAGGGGGTGAAGAAGGGTCAGCTGAGGTGTGGGGAGCATTCAGATTACGGCACCATCACCCTTTTGTTCCAGAAGAATGAAGGCCTGCAG gtgtGTAGACGTTCAGGTGAATTCATCGATGTTCCTGTCATCCCCGGCGCTGTCCTCATCAATATCGCTGATGTGATGCAGCGCTGGACCAGCGATTGCTTCATCTCCGCG CGCCACAGGgtgctgctgccccctgctggagacaCCGAGGCACGGCAGTCGGTGGCTTTCTTCCTCCACCCGGATGATGACGCGCTGATCAAATGTCTGGACGGCTCCAACAAATACCCGCCGATAACGGGCCGCGCCTACGGCATGGAGCGCTTGTATGCAACGACTATAAGGCGCTGA
- the LOC137594294 gene encoding uncharacterized protein gives MSIPVIDFSSYSLSKGDVSEEEMLSLSQQLKKAFTEVGFVFLENTEITQEEVDHVLDSSHKFFQQPDELKQPFNSKNCVINPHHGWLSVAAERLVPHRPGDIKESFNFCPLHPDFEWPSDGSLKDFEEIHTVFFHRCKELGLRVLTTMAHSLALDPEVFLSAHRFLGTAGNRSYLRTLYYPPVKIEKVKEGQLRCAEHTDFGSISMVFQKNEGLQVLGLSGDYIDVPLIPGAVLINIADTMQRWTNDKFVSVVHRSLLPRAGDSETRLSAAFFLYADSEIQISCLDGSDKYPPVNLEIFVKERFKTVMIEK, from the exons ATGAGCATCCCGGTGATCGACTTCAGCTCCTACAGCCTGAGTAAGGGAGATGTCAGCGAGGAGGAGATGCTCAGCTTGAGCCAACAGCTGAAAAAAGCTTTCACAGAAGtcggttttgtttttctggagaACACTGAGATCACTCAGGAGGAG GTGGATCATGTTCTGGACTCGTCCCATAAGTTCTTCCAACAGCCGGATGAACTGAAACAACCGTTTAACTCTAAGAACTGTGTCATCAATCCGCACCACGGATGGTTGTCAGTTGCAGCCGAGAG gTTGGTTCCACATCGACCTGGAGACATCAAGGAGTCGTTCAACTTTTGTCCACTCCATCCTGACTTC GAATGGCCGTCAGATGGCTCATTAAAGGACTTCGAGGAGAtccatactgtgttcttccatCGCTGTAAGGAGCTGGGTCTGCGGGTGCTGACCACGATGGCCCACAGTCTGGCCTTAGACCCCGAAGTGTTCCTGAGTGCTCATCGATTTTTAGGAA CTGCTGGGAATCGTTCATATCTGCGGACTCTGTACTATCCTCCAGTAAAGATTGAGAAAGTGAAGGAGGGTCAGCTGAGATGTGCAGAGCATACAGACTTTGGCTCCATCAGTATGGTGTTTCAGAAGAACGAAGGCCTTCAG GTACTTGGACTCTCAGGTGACTACATCGATGTTCCTCTCATCCCTGGAGCCGTCCTCATTAATATCGCTGACACGATGCAGCGCTGGACCAACGATAAATTTGTCTCTGTG GTCCACAGAAGCTTGCTGCCTCGTGCCGGAGACTCTGAGACACGGCTGTCGGCTGCTTTCTTCCTGTATGCAGATAGTGAAATCCAGATCAGCTGCCTGGACGGTTCCGACAAATACCCTCCAGTAAATTTAGAGATTTTTGTCAAGGAGCGCTTCAAGACTGTGATGATAGAGAAATGA